A single window of Nocardia sp. NBC_01327 DNA harbors:
- a CDS encoding segregation and condensation protein A, translating into MVAAPIAEIPADTGNSDKKVGFHLQLTNFQGPFDLLLQLISSRRLDVTEVALHKVTDEFIAYTKALTASMSEETGLRADKILDQTTEFLVVAATLLDLKTARLLPSGEVTDEEDLELLSARDLLFARLLQYRAFKQVAELLGELEAAALQRYPRAVSLEERYLALLPDVTLGVDAAGFAEVAAAAFTPRPIPTVGLDHLHNHAISVAEQAALVLEMLKSRGVGGWTTFREICADCEVAVQIVARFLALLELYRGKTIEFDQPDPLGPLRVSWLGELADQPAEPVTIEEDYG; encoded by the coding sequence ATCGTCGCCGCGCCTATCGCTGAAATCCCTGCAGATACCGGCAATTCAGACAAAAAGGTCGGCTTTCATCTGCAGCTGACCAACTTTCAGGGGCCCTTCGATCTGCTGTTGCAGCTCATCAGTTCCCGGCGCCTGGACGTCACCGAGGTGGCGCTGCACAAGGTCACCGATGAATTCATCGCCTACACCAAGGCTTTGACCGCGAGCATGTCCGAGGAGACGGGTCTGCGCGCGGACAAGATCCTCGATCAGACCACCGAATTCCTGGTGGTCGCCGCGACGCTGCTGGATCTGAAAACCGCGCGATTGCTGCCGTCCGGTGAGGTCACCGACGAGGAAGATCTGGAATTGCTCTCCGCGCGCGACCTGCTTTTCGCGCGGCTGCTGCAGTACCGCGCGTTCAAGCAGGTGGCAGAGCTGCTGGGCGAGCTCGAGGCGGCTGCGCTGCAACGGTATCCGCGCGCGGTGTCGCTCGAGGAGCGCTACCTGGCGCTGCTGCCGGACGTTACGCTGGGAGTGGATGCCGCGGGATTCGCGGAGGTCGCCGCGGCGGCCTTCACCCCGCGCCCGATCCCCACGGTGGGCCTGGATCACCTGCACAATCACGCCATTTCGGTCGCCGAACAGGCGGCGCTGGTGCTGGAGATGCTCAAGAGCCGCGGGGTCGGCGGCTGGACCACCTTCCGGGAGATCTGCGCCGACTGCGAGGTGGCGGTGCAGATCGTCGCCCGCTTCCTGGCGCTGCTCGAGCTCTATCGCGGCAAAACGATCGAGTTCGACCAGCCCGACCCCCTGGGCCCGCTCCGCGTGAGCTGGCTCGGCGAGCTCGCCGACCAACCGGCGGAACCCGTCACTATCGAGGAAGACTACGGATGA
- the scpB gene encoding SMC-Scp complex subunit ScpB, which produces MDIGDVVEDFDPGALDEDEFRSALEAMLLVVDAPAPVDLLASAVNDTPVRVERALREMSAELSARRSGMDLRFVGDGWRYYTRTEFAPYVERMLLDGARTKLTRAALETLAVIAYRQPVTRARVSAVRGVNIDGVIRTLLARGLLTEAGTDAETNGTLYVTTELFLERIGLASLSDLPALAPLLPGVDLIDEINESLDTDPRYTRLKKPAEADINLGTED; this is translated from the coding sequence CTGGATATCGGGGATGTGGTCGAGGACTTCGATCCGGGTGCGCTGGACGAGGACGAGTTCCGGTCGGCGCTCGAGGCGATGCTGCTGGTGGTCGACGCGCCCGCGCCGGTCGATCTGCTCGCAAGTGCGGTGAACGACACACCTGTGCGGGTCGAGCGGGCATTGCGCGAGATGTCGGCGGAATTGAGCGCCCGCCGCAGTGGCATGGATCTCAGATTCGTGGGTGACGGATGGCGTTATTACACGCGGACGGAGTTCGCACCCTACGTGGAACGTATGCTGTTGGACGGCGCACGCACGAAGCTCACTCGCGCCGCTTTGGAAACCCTGGCGGTGATCGCCTATCGTCAACCGGTTACCCGGGCCCGAGTGAGTGCGGTGCGCGGAGTGAATATCGACGGCGTGATCAGGACCCTGCTGGCGCGGGGACTGCTCACGGAGGCCGGAACGGACGCGGAGACGAACGGCACCCTGTACGTCACCACCGAGCTGTTCTTGGAACGGATCGGGCTCGCGTCACTGTCGGATCTGCCGGCGTTGGCGCCGCTGCTCCCGGGCGTCGACCTGATCGATGAGATCAACGAGAGCTTGGACACCGACCCTCGGTACACCAGGCTGAAAAAACCGGCCGAGGCGGATATCAACCTCGGCACCGAAGACTGA
- the cmk gene encoding (d)CMP kinase, which yields MDGPSGTGKSSVSRKLAARLDAAYLDTGAMYRVATLRVLRSGVDLDDAEAIVAAVKELPLTIGTDPSRELILLDGEDVSEEIRGNAVTKAVSAVSAVSEVRDQLVALQRGIATTAGRIVVEGRDIGTVVLTDADVKIYLTASAEARAERRNVQNIAEGRGDDFQAVLADVQRRDNLDSTRKVSPLRPAEDAILVDTSELNKDEVIDELYRVVRQQISAGGAQ from the coding sequence ATGGACGGTCCGTCCGGTACCGGCAAGTCGAGTGTCTCGCGGAAGCTGGCCGCCCGGCTGGACGCCGCCTACCTCGATACCGGCGCCATGTACCGGGTGGCGACCCTGCGCGTGCTGCGCAGCGGCGTCGATCTGGACGATGCCGAGGCCATTGTGGCGGCCGTCAAGGAGCTGCCGCTGACCATCGGCACCGATCCGAGCCGGGAGCTGATCCTGCTCGACGGTGAGGATGTGTCGGAGGAGATTCGCGGCAATGCGGTGACCAAGGCCGTGTCCGCGGTGTCCGCCGTGTCCGAGGTACGCGACCAGTTGGTCGCGCTGCAGCGCGGTATCGCGACGACCGCGGGCCGGATTGTGGTCGAGGGCCGCGATATCGGCACCGTGGTGCTGACCGACGCCGATGTGAAGATCTATCTGACCGCGTCCGCCGAGGCACGGGCCGAGCGCCGCAATGTGCAGAACATTGCCGAGGGCCGCGGCGACGATTTCCAGGCGGTGCTCGCCGATGTGCAGCGCCGCGACAACCTCGACTCCACCCGCAAGGTGTCGCCGCTGCGTCCCGCCGAGGACGCGATTCTGGTCGACACCAGCGAGCTCAACAAGGACGAGGTTATTGACGAGCTGTATCGCGTTGTGCGGCAGCAGATTTCGGCAGGAGGCGCGCAGTGA